In Ipomoea triloba cultivar NCNSP0323 chromosome 15, ASM357664v1, one genomic interval encodes:
- the LOC116007305 gene encoding transcriptional regulator ATRX, with product MERRGKGRHYAYRGRKARSDYKCYEQSDEDYKVCKNEVFDESEDEYSSFVGDTSEESLGEYEDKEEEKEMEEMDSRVVKKVVKKNDVRPKAPKRQKNGVVKRRKRKRLVYRGEDDDNDICDDDDDEEEFTPYGINRVVKRRKRKQVAYREEDTDIDDDDDDDDDREFTPDEIDGVGDDEDELPMTRRKKKLCKPQLRKGNGKGMQRKRISEVSRKKTRKKNSRKKISKISKKTTGKKRRKKRTVKRKARFDDGDGESMNINTMEKKTRKNIGAGRRKRRIIIDSDSDFVTSESSDLEYTISEEEREQVREASKFCRGLTASWRRPAFLKNSPEEKTQRLQKKRSLRKDKEKVEEVKTESGKQICGICLSEEGKKTIRGTLNCCSHYFCFACIMEWSKVESRCPLCKQRFVTISKPAKSSAGFDLRPVVIQVLDRDQVYEPSEEELRGYLDPYENVICTECQQGGDDALMLLCDICDSPSHTYCVGLGHEVPEGNWYCEGCRSSSPGFQNPQNSNRTPESRTVNNFSVRLPPIANMRDTFDLNEIYVPDTPLAQEVHCTPSPRDSQAASPASGSVASTVSDRRRIHRRINQFLSNRTRQVDSRTRDNG from the exons ATGGAAAGGCGAGGCAAGGGTAGGCACTATGCTTATCGTGGAAGGAAGGCTAGATCTGATTATAAATGTTATGAACAGTCAGATGAGGATTACAAGGTCTGTAAAAATGAGGTGTTTGATGAGTCCGAGGATGAATACTCTTCTTTTGTTGGGGATACATCAGAAGAGAGTTTAGGTGAGTACGAAGATAAGGAAGAGGAGAAGGAGATGGAAGAGATGGACAGTAGGGTGGTGAAAAAGGTTGTTAAAAAGAATGATGTCAGACCTAAAGCACCAAAGAGACAGAAAAATGGAGTTGTAAAACGAAGAAAAAGGAAGAGACTTGTGTACAGAGGAGAAGATGATGACAATGATatttgtgatgatgatgatgatgaggaggaaTTTACCCCATATGGGATCAACCGGGTTGTAAAACGAAGAAAAAGGAAACAGGTTGCTTACAGAGAAGAAGATACTgacattgatgatgatgatgatgatgatgatgacaggGAATTTACCCCAGATGAGATTGATGGTGtaggtgatgatgaagatgagttGCCCATGacaagaaggaaaaagaaattgtgCAAGCCACAATTGAGAAAGGGCAATGGCAAAGGGATGCAGAGGAAGAGAATCTCTGAAGTCTCAAGGAAAAAAACAAGGAAGAAAAACTCTAGGAAGAAAATCTctaaaatttcaaagaagaccaCAGGGAAGAAACGAAGAAAGAAGCGTACGGTAAAAAGAAAAGCAAGatttgatgatggtgatgggGAGTCCATGAACATAAACACAATGGAAAAGAAGACtaggaagaatattggagcaGGGAGAAGGAAGAGAAGAATAATAATAGATTCTGATTCAGATTTTGTGACTTCTGAGTCATCAGACCTTGAATACACTATATCTGAAGAAGAGAGAGAACAAGTCAGAGAAGCAAGTAAATTTTGTAGAGGCTTGACAGCTAGCTGGAGGAGACCAGCTTTTTTAAAGAATTCACCAGAAGAAAAAACTCAACGACTTCAAAAGAAGCGTTCACTAAGAAAGGACAAGGAGAAGGTAGAGGAGGTGAAGACTGAATCAGGAAAGCAGATATGTGGAATTTGTTTGTCTGAAGAAGGGAAGAAGACAATCCGTGGAACTTTGAATTGCTGCAGCCACTACTTCTGTTTTGCTTGCATCATGGAGTGGTCAAAGGTAGAATCTCGTTGTCCCCTCTGCAAGCAAAGATTTGTAACAATCAGTAAGCCTGCAAAATCAAGTGCTGGCTTTGATTTGAGACCTGTGGTGATTCAAGTTCTTGACCGTGACCAG GTTTATGAACCATCTGAAGAAGAGCTTAGGGGTTATCTTGATCCATATGAGAATGTCATTTGTACTGAATGTCAACAAGGTGGGGATGATGCTCTTATGCTACTTTGTGATATCTGTGATTCGCCTTCACATACTTACTGTGTTGGCCTTGGACACGAAGTACCTGAAGGTAATTGGTACTGTGAAGGCTGTAGATCATCATCTCCTGGTTTCCAAAACCCACAAAATTCAAATCGTACGCCTGAGAGTAGAACAGTCAACAACTTTTCTGTCAGATTGCCACCTATAGCTAACATGAGAGATACTTTTGACTTAAACGAGATCTATGTGCCTGATACACCATTAGCCCAAGAAGTTCACTGCACTCCATCTCCCCGAGATAGTCAGGCTGCTTCTCCAGCTTCAGGATCCGTGGCTTCCACAGTTTCAGACAGGAGAAGAATACATCGTCGAATAAATCAATTTCTTAGTAACAGAACAAGACAGGTAGACAGTAGAACTAGAGACAATGGCTAG
- the LOC116007191 gene encoding protein DEHYDRATION-INDUCED 19 homolog 3-like isoform X2 — protein MDADSWAARLSSTSKRYQSASQSRSGMRWDGIDAEMLIGFEEIDMVDDDVREEFPCPFCSEYYDIVGLCCHIDDEHPLEAKNGVCPVCEMRVGVDMVAHITLQHGNIFKMQRKRKSRKGGSHSTLSLLRRKLREGNLQSLLGGSSFIAPSSSAAPDPLLSSFILPMGDDFGSAQPRSSAEAISAMKSTPENVSERYVHTFLFFTNFFPVSSSDRNQVL, from the exons ATGGATGCTGATTCTTGGGCCGCTCGTCTATCTTCTACTTCCAAGCGCTATCAATCCGCTTCCCAGTCTCGATCTG GGATGAGATGGGATGGTATCGATGCGGAAATGTTGATAGGTTTCGAAGAAATCGACATGGTAGATGATGATGTGAGAGAGGAGTTTCCATGCCCGTTTTGTTCTGAATATTACGATATCGTTGGATTATGCTGCCATATTGATGATGAGCACCCTCTTGAGGCCAAGAACGGG GTGTGTCCAGTTTGCGAAATGAGGGTGGGGGTTGACATGGTTGCACACATAACATTGCAGCATGGGAATATCTTCAAG ATGCAGCGCAAGAGGAAATCACGCAAAGGTGGTTCTCATTCAACACTTTCACTGTTAAGGAGGAAACTGCGAGAAGGAAATTTACAGTCTCTCTTAGGAGGGTCTTCCTTTATAGCTCCTTCGAGTAGTGCTGCACCTGACCCATTACTGTCATCGTTTATTTTGCCTATGGGTGATGATTTTGGGAGTGCTCAGCCACGCTCTTCTGCTGAAGCCATCTCAGCTATGAAGAGCACTCCAGAAAACGTATCTGAAAGGTATGTTCATACATTTCTCTTCTTCACCAACTTCTTTCCAGTCTCTTCATCTGACAG GAACCAAGTGTTATGA
- the LOC116007191 gene encoding protein DEHYDRATION-INDUCED 19 homolog 3-like isoform X1, giving the protein MDADSWAARLSSTSKRYQSASQSRSGMRWDGIDAEMLIGFEEIDMVDDDVREEFPCPFCSEYYDIVGLCCHIDDEHPLEAKNGVCPVCEMRVGVDMVAHITLQHGNIFKMQRKRKSRKGGSHSTLSLLRRKLREGNLQSLLGGSSFIAPSSSAAPDPLLSSFILPMGDDFGSAQPRSSAEAISAMKSTPENVSERKQPPLSIKDKEERTKRSEFVQGLLLSTIFDDNL; this is encoded by the exons ATGGATGCTGATTCTTGGGCCGCTCGTCTATCTTCTACTTCCAAGCGCTATCAATCCGCTTCCCAGTCTCGATCTG GGATGAGATGGGATGGTATCGATGCGGAAATGTTGATAGGTTTCGAAGAAATCGACATGGTAGATGATGATGTGAGAGAGGAGTTTCCATGCCCGTTTTGTTCTGAATATTACGATATCGTTGGATTATGCTGCCATATTGATGATGAGCACCCTCTTGAGGCCAAGAACGGG GTGTGTCCAGTTTGCGAAATGAGGGTGGGGGTTGACATGGTTGCACACATAACATTGCAGCATGGGAATATCTTCAAG ATGCAGCGCAAGAGGAAATCACGCAAAGGTGGTTCTCATTCAACACTTTCACTGTTAAGGAGGAAACTGCGAGAAGGAAATTTACAGTCTCTCTTAGGAGGGTCTTCCTTTATAGCTCCTTCGAGTAGTGCTGCACCTGACCCATTACTGTCATCGTTTATTTTGCCTATGGGTGATGATTTTGGGAGTGCTCAGCCACGCTCTTCTGCTGAAGCCATCTCAGCTATGAAGAGCACTCCAGAAAACGTATCTGAAAG AAAACAACCTCCGTTGTCAATTAAGGATAAAGAGGAGAGGACAAAGAGGAGCGAGTTTGTTCAAGGGTTGCTGTTGTCCACAATTTTCGACGATAACTTGTGA